DNA from Mycobacterium sp. SMC-8:
CGCGCCACCACGCTCGGGTCGCGGCCGTCGACGTCGACCTGCCGGTTGAGTTCGGTGATCGCCTCGTTGGTCAGCGCCGCGGTCACGGGTGCGGTCACCTCGGCGATCTCTGGGTGCGCCTCGAAGAACTCCCGCTTCATCGTCACCGACGGGTTGTAGTGGGCGAAGAACTGCTTGTCGTCGGTCAGCACGGTGAGGTTCAACGCTGCGATGCGGCCGTCGGTGGTGAACACCTCGCCGAAGTCGCATTCGGTGCCGTCGGCGGTCGCCTGATAGATGATCCCGACCTGCAGGATCGGCGTTTGTGCCCGGGCCGGGTCGAACCCGTAGGCCGCCGCCATCCCGGGGAAGCCGTCCTGGCGGGCCCGGAACTCGGTGTCCACACAGGTGCGCGCGGCCGCCGGGTCACGCCGGACCAGTGCCGCGTAGTCGGACAGCGTGCGCACCCCGGTCTTCTCGACGGTCTGCGGGCTGGCGGCCAGTGCATAAGTGTCGTCCATCGGCCCGGGTTCCAGCCACACCATGTCGTTGCGCGCCAGGTCCTCGTCGCGCACCGCCTCGTACTGTGCGCGGCTGTCCGGGATCGGCTTCTCGTGGCCGAGGTAGTTGATCCACGCGTTACCGGTGAACTCGTAGGCCACGTCGACCTGACCGGAAAGCTGTGCCCCCTTGTGCTTCGGGATCCGACGATGCCGGTGAGATCGCGGACGTCGGCACCGGCGGCAGAGAGGGTGTACTCCAGGATGTAGCCCATGATGACCTGCTCGGTGTACTCCTTGGAGCCCACCGTGATCGGCACCCCCTCCAGACCGGGGTGGGGCCGTACCGAGCCCGGCGCCACCGGCAGCGGCACCGCGCTGCCCGAGCCGAGTCCGCAGGCCGTCAGCACCGTCGTGAGCACCGCTATGAGCGCGGCGATCCGGCGCGCGGTCACCGCAGCCCCTTGGGATTGAGGAAGAACTCGGCGAGTCCTCCCAGCCAGTCCACCAGCAGCGCCAGGCAGACCGCGAGCACACTGCCCAGGACCAGCGTCACGTTGTCCTGCAGCTTGTATCCGGTGTCGATCAGGATGCCCAGCCCGCCGGCGTTGACGAGGAATGACAGCGTCGCGGTGCCGACGGCCAGCACCAGGGAGGTGCGCAGACCGGCGAGGATGAACGGCACCGCCAACGGCAGCTCCACCCGCAGCAGCAGTGAGCCCCGCGACATCCCCTGGCCGAGCCCGGCGTCGAGCAACGACCGATCCACCTGATCGATGCCGAGGATCGTGCTCGACAGCACCGGCAGCAGCGAGTACAGCGCGATCGGCAGCACGCCGATCCAGAAGCCCGTCTGCGCCGTCCACAGGAACAGCAACACCAGCAGACCGATGGCAGGTGCCGCCTGGCCCACGTTGGCGATCCCGACGAACAGGGGCCGCAACACCTTTGCTCCCTGACGGGTGACCAGTACGCCCAACGGCACTCCGATCACCAGCACGATCGCGGTGACCGCGCCGGTGATCAGCAGGTGCTGCCAGATCAGGGTGGCGACGTTGCCGGGGTTGATGTTCTCCTGCTGGGTGGCGGTGAGTTCGCGGTGGAACGCCCAGAACACCACCGCGGCGCCGACGACGAGCACGAGCACAGGCTGCAGCAGCAACCGGATCCGCTCCGCGGCCGAGGGGGCCGGGGAGCCGGAGGTGTCCGACCTGGTGTCGACGGCGGTGGTCACGGCGGGCCGTCTCCCCCACCCGTGGCCGCATCGGCCTCGGCGCGCAGCCGGGTGATCGTGTCGATCAGCGTGTCGAGGGTGACCACACCGGCGTAGCGGCCCCCGGCGCCCACCACGACCGCGGACGCGTGCTGCTCGGCCAGGATCGCCTCCAGCGCGTCCTCCAGGGTCGAGTGCGTACTGACCACGCCGAGCTGTTCGACCGCGTCGGCCAGCGAGCGCGCGTGCCTGAGCGTGCGCTCGCGCACCCAGCTCACCGGCCGGTCACGGTCGTCGAGCACCACCGCCCAGTCGTGGTCGCTGGCGGCGATCACCGACCGCACGTGTTCGACGCTGTCTCCGCGGTGCACCACCGGACGCGACTCCAGCGCGACCTCCTTGATGCGCAGCAGCCCGAGCTGGCGCAGCGACGCACCGGAACCGACGAAGCCCGCCACGGTGTCGTCGGCCGGGCTGGCCAGGATGTTCTGCGGGGTGTCGTACTGCAGCACTTTGGACTGCTGTCCGAGCACCGCGATGCGGTCACCGAGCTTGACCGCCTCGCCGAAGTCGTGGGTCACGAACACGATGGTCTTGCGGAGTTCGCTCTGCAGCCCGAGAAGTTCGTCCTGCAGGGTGCTGCGGGTGATGGGATCGACGGCCCCGAACGGCTCGTCCATCAGCAGCACGGGCGGGTCGGCGGCCAGCGCCCTGGCCACGCCGACACGTTGCTGCTGGCCTCCGGAGAGCTGTCGCGGATAGCGGTCGGCGTACAGGGCGGGTTCCAGCCCGACCATGTCGAGTAGCTCGTCGACCCTGTTCTCGATACGTGTGCGGTCCCACTTGAGCAGGCCCGGCACCAGTCCCACGTTCTGCCTGATCGTCATGTGCGGGAACAGGCCGGCCTGCTGGATCGCGTAGCCGATCGAGCGGCGCAGCTCGTTCGGTTTGATCGACAGCGCGTCTCTGTCCCCGATCAGGATCCGGCCCGACGTCGGTTCGCTGAGCCGGTTGATCATCCGCATGGTGGTCGTCTTCCCGCAGCCGGACGGGCCGACGAAGACCACGATCTCCCCGGCTGGGATCTCCAACGAGACGTCATGCACGGCAGCGGTTTTGGCGCCCGGGTACGTCTTGGAGACGTGGTCGAGTGCGATGCGCACGCCGGTGGGCTCTGATTGGTCTGTCAACGAATGCCTTTCGACGTAGTGAGGCGTCCGAGCAGGACCAGGAGCCCGTCGAGCACCAGCGCGAGAACCACGATGAGCAGGGTTGCGCTCACCGCCATCGGCAACGCGGTCGGGCTGCCCACCCGGGCCAGGCCGGCGAAGATCAAATTGCCCAGCCCGGGCCCCTTCACGTAGGCGGCGATCGCGAGCACCCCCATCGACATCTGGGTGCTCAGGCGCATCGCCGACAGCACGGCGGGCCACACCAGGCGCAGTTCCACCCGGCCCAGCGTCTGCAGCCGGCTCATTCCGAGGCCACGGGCGGCGTCGGTCAACGCCGGGTCGATCGCGGTCAGGCCGACGATGGTGTTCCGGATGATCGGCAGCAGCGAGTACAGCACCAACGCCGCCACACTGGGGATCACGCCGAGGCCGAACAGCGGGATCAGCAGACCCAGCAAAGCGAAGGACGGGATGGTCAGGATGACGCTCGACGTCGCGGTGGCCAGATCGGCGGCGAGCGT
Protein-coding regions in this window:
- a CDS encoding ABC transporter ATP-binding protein, with translation MTDQSEPTGVRIALDHVSKTYPGAKTAAVHDVSLEIPAGEIVVFVGPSGCGKTTTMRMINRLSEPTSGRILIGDRDALSIKPNELRRSIGYAIQQAGLFPHMTIRQNVGLVPGLLKWDRTRIENRVDELLDMVGLEPALYADRYPRQLSGGQQQRVGVARALAADPPVLLMDEPFGAVDPITRSTLQDELLGLQSELRKTIVFVTHDFGEAVKLGDRIAVLGQQSKVLQYDTPQNILASPADDTVAGFVGSGASLRQLGLLRIKEVALESRPVVHRGDSVEHVRSVIAASDHDWAVVLDDRDRPVSWVRERTLRHARSLADAVEQLGVVSTHSTLEDALEAILAEQHASAVVVGAGGRYAGVVTLDTLIDTITRLRAEADAATGGGDGPP
- a CDS encoding ABC transporter permease, whose protein sequence is MTTAVDTRSDTSGSPAPSAAERIRLLLQPVLVLVVGAAVVFWAFHRELTATQQENINPGNVATLIWQHLLITGAVTAIVLVIGVPLGVLVTRQGAKVLRPLFVGIANVGQAAPAIGLLVLLFLWTAQTGFWIGVLPIALYSLLPVLSSTILGIDQVDRSLLDAGLGQGMSRGSLLLRVELPLAVPFILAGLRTSLVLAVGTATLSFLVNAGGLGILIDTGYKLQDNVTLVLGSVLAVCLALLVDWLGGLAEFFLNPKGLR
- a CDS encoding ABC transporter permease; protein product: MNALWEYISAHHTQLIFDSYQHVSAVVQSVLLATVLGVAIGVLTYRNTLAADLATATSSVILTIPSFALLGLLIPLFGLGVIPSVAALVLYSLLPIIRNTIVGLTAIDPALTDAARGLGMSRLQTLGRVELRLVWPAVLSAMRLSTQMSMGVLAIAAYVKGPGLGNLIFAGLARVGSPTALPMAVSATLLIVVLALVLDGLLVLLGRLTTSKGIR